A genomic window from Xenorhabdus cabanillasii includes:
- a CDS encoding neuraminidase-like domain-containing protein: MSNSIEAKLQEDLRDALVDYYLGQIVPKGADFQRDREKIKNVDDLYDYLLLDTQVSSKVTTSRLSYVTQSVQQYINRIMLNLEPGLAMTQEEIADWQEFANRYGYWSANQQLRLYPEIYVDPTLRLTKTEFFFQLESTLNQGKLTDDAAQKAVLGYLNQFEEVSNLEVLSGYENGIDVANDKTYFIARTRTQPYRYFWRSLDMIQRNTATNELYPTAWSEWKPISVPLENARNGIVRPVIMNNRLYIGWFEVSEEKDDKESTIIRYRTKLNIAHLGFDGTWSSGTTVRGEVLDHAMDKMIAVLDRTGKEERLALVAFTRLQGKDGNGKSYDYDEVFSYICDNMLMASSDLPPSTTHLSDQDDYGNKLVWFFFREPDNGGMEEFNQLILYPVNINRKWPIEGKTTFEGKLGNKEDFNLSVDYVEDTLDMYLTSTSTYKYDFSKSKNILYCIWLEDKNGARCWLDYSVLTEEDFQKNEIKLSTRVKRCSSDDLKDIIVVTGFSLPKEEGDDIGGRIKITLSVGKLLREKFQIKQSKQTQYLQFPDNQSKPVWYSGKQIRLNTLFARELISKASKKLELVLSWETQNLHEESISGGGSVPIDLEGANGIYFWELFFHMPFLVAWRFNVEQRFEEASRWIKYLFDPYENEDEPALKQGKPRYWNSRPLLDDPKETYSLMQPSDPDAIASGEPIHYRKAIFCFLVRNLIDQGDMEYRKLQPTARTIARLSYATASSLLGRRPDVQLASYWQPLTLEDALYRYDNSELRQLEMQSQPLPHIPVVHDNTIRAIDNDLFMKPINNDLTALWDRLENRIYNLRHNLTLDGKEINMALYDEKISPRGLMNLRYQRVVTARNASRMNFNPPNYRFEPMLARAKGGVDTLIQFGSTLLSLLERKESLSFEKYQMLQNSDLYRFSIDLQQQEININQASLEALQISKKAAQDRYEHFKSLHDENISPTEQQVIELQAQSASSLLAAQTLRTGAAALDMLPNIYGLAVGGSRWGAALNAAAEIIMIKHQSDSIKADSLSVSESYRRRRQEWEIQYKQAEWEVNSIDQQINVQNLQMEAATKRLAQIEAEQQKSLELLDYFSSRFTNESLYTWMISQLSNLYLQAYDAVSSLCLSAEASLQYELDSEQTFIEGSSWNDFYQGLMSGETLKLALQRMERTYIEQNSRLQEITKTISLKELRKEMWDKDLETLKQHSAITFNLQEADFAKDYPNLSHRRIKSVSVSLPMLVGPYEDICAQLSLGVNARMVKADVQVMEKVLKNGLNADSPYWVRSIHPNQQISLSSGMNDSGMFTLNFDDERFLPFEGSGVESSWTFAFTNRTQNLDSLTDVILHVRYTAKAGSSAFGKAVQKLLAESKTVDS; encoded by the coding sequence ATGTCTAATTCCATTGAAGCAAAATTACAAGAAGATTTGCGTGATGCTCTGGTCGATTATTATCTTGGGCAAATTGTTCCTAAAGGAGCGGATTTCCAGCGTGATCGTGAGAAAATCAAGAACGTTGATGATCTTTATGATTATCTTTTGTTGGATACACAAGTTTCTTCAAAAGTGACCACTTCACGTTTGTCTTATGTTACTCAATCGGTACAACAGTATATTAATCGCATTATGCTCAATTTGGAGCCGGGCCTTGCCATGACTCAGGAAGAGATCGCCGATTGGCAGGAGTTTGCCAACCGTTATGGTTATTGGTCAGCCAACCAGCAACTCAGGCTATATCCCGAAATTTATGTTGATCCGACTCTGCGCCTGACAAAAACGGAGTTTTTCTTTCAACTGGAAAGTACATTAAATCAGGGAAAACTGACCGATGATGCGGCACAAAAAGCAGTCCTTGGTTATCTGAATCAGTTTGAAGAAGTGAGTAATCTGGAAGTCCTTTCCGGTTATGAAAATGGCATAGACGTTGCTAATGATAAAACCTATTTCATTGCCAGAACCCGGACCCAACCTTATCGTTACTTCTGGCGCTCACTGGATATGATACAGCGCAACACTGCGACCAATGAGCTGTATCCCACAGCCTGGAGTGAGTGGAAACCCATCAGTGTGCCATTGGAAAATGCCCGCAACGGTATTGTTCGTCCGGTGATCATGAACAATCGCCTCTATATTGGCTGGTTTGAGGTTTCAGAAGAGAAAGATGATAAAGAGAGCACAATAATTCGCTACCGAACCAAGCTCAATATAGCGCATCTGGGGTTTGATGGTACTTGGAGCAGCGGCACAACAGTTCGCGGAGAAGTACTGGATCATGCTATGGATAAAATGATCGCTGTACTTGACCGGACAGGAAAAGAAGAGCGTTTGGCATTGGTGGCCTTTACCCGTCTTCAGGGTAAAGATGGAAATGGGAAGTCCTATGATTATGACGAAGTATTCAGCTACATCTGTGACAATATGCTGATGGCTTCTTCAGATCTTCCTCCTTCAACAACGCATCTCTCTGACCAGGATGATTATGGTAATAAGCTGGTTTGGTTTTTCTTCCGTGAACCCGATAATGGGGGAATGGAAGAGTTCAATCAGCTCATCCTCTATCCCGTTAATATCAATAGAAAATGGCCAATTGAGGGAAAAACGACATTTGAGGGCAAACTGGGTAATAAGGAAGATTTCAATCTTAGTGTAGATTATGTGGAAGATACACTGGATATGTATCTGACCTCTACTTCCACCTACAAATACGATTTCAGCAAAAGTAAAAATATTTTGTATTGCATTTGGCTGGAAGACAAAAATGGTGCCCGATGCTGGCTTGATTACAGTGTACTGACAGAGGAAGATTTTCAAAAGAATGAAATTAAGCTGAGTACCCGCGTGAAACGGTGTAGCAGTGATGACCTGAAAGATATCATTGTTGTTACTGGTTTCAGCCTGCCGAAAGAAGAGGGTGACGATATTGGTGGCAGAATTAAGATCACACTAAGTGTCGGTAAATTATTGCGGGAAAAATTCCAGATCAAACAGAGCAAACAGACTCAATATCTGCAATTCCCTGATAATCAGTCAAAACCCGTTTGGTATTCCGGTAAACAGATCCGCTTAAATACGTTGTTTGCCAGAGAACTCATCAGTAAAGCAAGCAAAAAGCTGGAACTGGTACTGAGTTGGGAAACCCAAAACCTGCATGAAGAATCCATCTCTGGCGGCGGTTCAGTACCGATTGATCTGGAAGGAGCGAACGGTATCTATTTCTGGGAATTGTTCTTCCATATGCCGTTTCTGGTGGCATGGCGATTTAATGTCGAACAGCGTTTTGAAGAAGCCAGTCGTTGGATTAAATATCTGTTTGATCCTTATGAAAATGAAGATGAACCTGCATTGAAACAGGGAAAACCGCGTTACTGGAACAGTCGTCCATTGCTTGATGATCCCAAAGAGACTTACAGTTTGATGCAGCCCAGTGATCCTGATGCCATTGCTTCTGGCGAACCGATCCACTATCGCAAGGCGATTTTCTGTTTCCTGGTCAGAAACCTGATAGATCAGGGTGATATGGAGTATCGAAAACTACAGCCTACGGCAAGAACCATTGCCCGTCTGAGTTATGCCACGGCCAGTTCGCTGCTTGGCCGACGCCCTGATGTGCAATTAGCCAGCTACTGGCAGCCGCTGACATTGGAAGATGCGCTTTACCGATACGATAACAGTGAACTACGCCAATTGGAGATGCAAAGTCAGCCATTGCCGCACATTCCGGTTGTTCACGATAACACCATCCGTGCCATTGACAATGATCTGTTTATGAAACCGATCAACAACGATCTGACCGCACTTTGGGATCGCCTTGAAAACCGGATTTATAACTTGCGGCATAACCTTACGTTGGATGGTAAAGAGATTAACATGGCGTTGTATGATGAAAAAATCTCTCCACGGGGCCTGATGAATCTGCGTTACCAACGTGTAGTGACAGCACGTAATGCCAGCCGAATGAATTTCAATCCTCCCAATTACCGTTTTGAACCAATGCTGGCACGTGCCAAAGGTGGGGTTGATACATTGATCCAGTTCGGCAGCACCCTGTTGAGTCTGCTGGAACGTAAGGAAAGCCTGAGCTTTGAAAAATACCAAATGCTCCAGAACAGCGATCTGTACCGTTTTTCAATAGATCTGCAACAGCAGGAAATCAATATTAATCAGGCTAGCCTGGAAGCGTTGCAAATCAGTAAGAAAGCCGCACAGGATAGATATGAACATTTCAAATCTCTGCATGACGAAAATATTTCACCAACAGAACAACAGGTAATTGAACTTCAAGCCCAATCAGCTTCTTCTTTACTGGCCGCTCAAACATTGCGTACCGGTGCAGCGGCATTGGATATGTTGCCCAACATTTATGGGTTGGCGGTAGGAGGATCGCGCTGGGGGGCTGCATTAAATGCCGCAGCTGAAATCATTATGATCAAACATCAATCTGACAGTATCAAAGCTGACAGTTTGAGTGTGTCAGAATCATATCGCCGTCGCCGTCAAGAGTGGGAAATACAGTACAAACAGGCAGAATGGGAAGTGAATTCCATTGATCAACAAATTAATGTGCAAAACCTGCAAATGGAGGCCGCGACTAAACGGCTGGCACAGATTGAAGCTGAACAACAAAAATCATTGGAATTGTTGGATTATTTCTCCAGTCGTTTTACTAATGAAAGCCTGTACACATGGATGATAAGCCAACTGTCAAACTTATATCTGCAAGCTTATGATGCAGTTTCATCACTGTGTCTTTCTGCGGAAGCCTCATTGCAGTATGAACTGGATTCAGAGCAGACCTTTATTGAAGGCAGCAGCTGGAATGATTTTTATCAGGGGCTGATGTCTGGTGAAACTCTGAAATTGGCATTGCAGAGAATGGAACGTACCTACATTGAACAGAATTCACGTTTGCAAGAAATTACTAAAACTATCTCACTGAAAGAACTCCGCAAAGAGATGTGGGATAAGGACCTGGAGACGCTGAAACAACATTCAGCAATCACTTTCAACTTGCAAGAAGCCGATTTTGCAAAGGATTATCCCAACCTTTCTCATCGTCGAATTAAATCTGTTTCAGTTTCCCTTCCTATGCTGGTGGGACCTTATGAAGATATTTGTGCGCAGTTATCGTTGGGCGTCAATGCCCGCATGGTAAAAGCCGATGTTCAGGTCATGGAAAAGGTACTGAAAAATGGCCTTAATGCTGATTCTCCCTATTGGGTACGTAGCATCCATCCTAACCAGCAGATCTCTTTGTCCAGTGGAATGAATGACAGCGGAATGTTCACACTGAATTTTGATGATGAACGTTTCTTACCATTTGAAGGATCTGGCGTCGAATCAAGCTGGACATTCGCCTTCACTAACCGGACACAAAATCTTGACAGCTTGACCGATGTCATTCTGCACGTCAGATACACGGCTAAAGCAGGTTCTTCTGCGTTTGGCAAAGCTGTCCAGAAACTACTGGCAGAATCAAAAACGGTGGACTCATAA
- a CDS encoding Tc toxin subunit A, with protein MSKNHDYSDGPQNMKKVSPLLTAAAEIPLSNLAPTKKITSPQEEYSSTTFSLADALKNLGYHSIFDIVSVSKQRFIKRHNESLTGYAEIIFDRAVSMANQLVQHYRQNSLRQHDREKAPFRISGAEYQNAGGQVGKLPDYSSLFPEPWDNFCQPDAIESLDSPANYLLDLYKFVQQIEVDGTNQARVLATRREDISQLMLDSEALYKEVRALTIVNNVLSESARKYIDQTGEATKPVNQVLGETRFPFTLPYNLATQQINRGLAENNTELGAVIQQADTQFPWSTGTAKNHQILLAYTQLSNEQIEILTEPAHFSENLLSRDQLMKSYYSGSTTELVPEKDISRHAYIVAQEEGINGPTKLVENSPNAYDTLSITCKNQAGKTITIKLRAENVLTYYRIKARMVPFDNSPPFSRQLKLTYLESDNPDIGNLDEGPYFANMTIYAAIPAENNQQIGQVVDQIDGVVFRAMSYQLAIAKSGTPSSELSPQANNFFENNYGLSEGQSVQLKQLTVFGDQTNSKVTELENLFSSGKYRPIVSPNVHFSNTIFSSEQTSVTFPAPYHYGGVYINAGQRDALEIIRTDDGREIKAVSQFRYDRLNRFIRLQRWFDLPYHQLDLLLASGIKAETNNLDMRITDNVLKSLGLFRHLNVQYKVTAEMFASWLYQVTPFSINDNVPFFDQLFNQTKLFDQPLVLDNTEFNYMATQGDDAKTIKQLCAGLGISSVTFQLIAPLVENVHTPIQSAMPGKLKRNLDVVSSLYRLVSIPRTFGLSTEDGLILADILTNDHGYLAKPPVFPLTNTSASSAEQNSLLIFIMKMEIMSAWLVKSKMTAAKFSLILGKTVLPVVPTDSMVTFFKGIAAGLSENVLLSSSAFIRPELAGIDWWALLTGEHGLLNQQGLVLDIPPEWNKTEENQIREKVKALFAEEEAVSDNAINIVVQLLIQAKNAQDNLLSSAIAAEYGVEKGLVPLQLRWLGSNVYQVLNMILAGVPETAADLSSQFTDLTYSLLIYTQIINTLKINKNLLLLLLTKPAWLGVLNNKTSNSLSLDEIYSLTRYQDLVNSANQNEDKLYDYFTYANEDHSSQSQSDRKTTRNGIDDHSETCADILADILGWDANEIYLACTLRALTPPQAQNLLHIDWLRRLQQLATNTNLSVKTLWDTSELTISTDFNLYQSVGEAVMAALKAQGDIENV; from the coding sequence ATGAGTAAGAACCATGATTATTCTGACGGGCCGCAGAATATGAAAAAAGTTTCACCATTATTAACGGCGGCGGCAGAAATACCTTTATCTAATTTAGCACCAACAAAAAAAATCACATCTCCACAAGAAGAATATTCATCCACGACATTTTCATTGGCTGATGCACTTAAAAATTTAGGCTATCACTCTATTTTCGATATTGTCAGTGTGTCAAAGCAGCGTTTTATTAAACGTCATAATGAGTCATTGACCGGTTATGCTGAGATTATCTTTGACAGAGCTGTGAGTATGGCTAACCAATTGGTTCAGCATTATCGGCAAAATTCACTCAGGCAACATGATAGGGAAAAAGCACCATTCCGAATTTCAGGCGCAGAGTATCAGAATGCTGGCGGACAAGTTGGAAAACTACCTGACTATAGCAGCCTGTTCCCAGAACCGTGGGATAATTTTTGTCAGCCAGATGCCATTGAATCCCTTGATAGTCCAGCGAATTACTTACTTGATCTTTATAAATTTGTTCAGCAAATCGAAGTCGATGGTACTAATCAGGCAAGAGTACTGGCAACAAGACGGGAAGATATCTCACAGCTGATGTTGGACAGTGAGGCACTTTATAAAGAGGTGCGTGCCCTGACTATCGTGAATAATGTGTTGTCTGAAAGTGCCAGAAAATATATTGACCAGACAGGAGAAGCCACTAAACCCGTTAATCAGGTGTTGGGAGAAACCCGCTTCCCCTTTACGTTGCCCTATAATTTAGCCACTCAACAAATCAATAGAGGATTGGCAGAAAATAACACCGAATTAGGTGCCGTGATCCAGCAAGCAGATACACAATTTCCGTGGAGTACAGGAACTGCAAAAAACCATCAGATTTTGCTGGCCTATACACAATTGAGCAATGAACAAATTGAGATATTAACTGAACCTGCTCATTTTTCTGAAAATTTACTGTCACGTGACCAATTGATGAAGTCTTACTACAGTGGCAGTACTACCGAGCTGGTGCCTGAAAAAGATATTTCACGACACGCTTATATTGTTGCTCAAGAGGAAGGTATAAACGGGCCAACGAAATTAGTTGAAAATTCTCCCAATGCTTATGACACCCTTTCCATCACCTGTAAAAATCAGGCCGGTAAAACCATCACAATTAAACTGCGGGCAGAAAACGTTTTAACTTACTACCGTATCAAGGCAAGAATGGTGCCGTTTGATAACTCTCCACCTTTCAGCCGACAGCTAAAACTGACCTATCTGGAAAGTGATAACCCTGACATCGGTAATCTGGATGAAGGGCCATATTTTGCCAATATGACCATTTACGCCGCTATTCCAGCAGAAAATAATCAACAAATTGGACAAGTTGTCGATCAAATAGATGGCGTCGTATTTCGGGCTATGAGCTATCAGTTAGCGATTGCTAAGTCTGGTACACCATCCTCCGAATTATCACCACAAGCCAATAATTTTTTTGAAAACAATTATGGCCTGTCAGAAGGGCAAAGTGTCCAGCTCAAGCAATTGACTGTTTTTGGTGATCAAACTAATAGCAAAGTTACTGAACTTGAAAATCTGTTTAGCAGTGGCAAATATCGGCCAATTGTTTCCCCGAATGTTCACTTCTCTAACACGATTTTCAGTAGTGAACAAACTTCGGTGACTTTTCCCGCACCTTATCATTATGGTGGTGTTTATATTAATGCCGGGCAACGTGATGCGCTGGAAATTATCCGAACAGATGATGGGCGTGAAATCAAGGCAGTATCACAATTCCGTTATGACAGATTAAATCGTTTTATCCGTTTACAGCGTTGGTTTGATTTGCCTTATCATCAGCTTGATCTCTTGCTGGCTTCTGGCATAAAAGCTGAAACCAATAATCTGGATATGAGAATTACGGATAATGTATTGAAATCATTAGGTCTATTCCGGCATCTGAACGTTCAATACAAAGTGACAGCGGAAATGTTTGCCAGTTGGCTATATCAGGTAACACCATTTTCAATCAACGATAACGTGCCATTCTTTGACCAGCTCTTTAATCAGACAAAACTGTTTGATCAGCCGTTAGTACTGGATAATACAGAATTCAATTATATGGCAACTCAAGGAGATGATGCCAAAACGATCAAACAACTTTGTGCAGGGTTGGGCATTTCTTCTGTGACGTTCCAACTGATCGCCCCGCTTGTTGAAAATGTGCATACGCCAATACAGTCTGCGATGCCTGGAAAATTAAAACGTAATCTTGATGTTGTCTCAAGCCTCTACCGTTTAGTGAGTATTCCTCGCACCTTTGGTCTTTCCACAGAAGATGGATTGATTCTTGCTGATATTCTGACGAATGACCACGGTTATCTGGCTAAGCCGCCTGTTTTCCCTCTGACTAATACTTCTGCCAGTAGTGCGGAACAGAACAGTCTTCTTATCTTCATCATGAAAATGGAGATTATGAGTGCCTGGCTGGTGAAAAGCAAAATGACGGCGGCAAAATTTTCCCTGATACTGGGTAAAACAGTATTGCCTGTTGTACCTACTGATAGCATGGTCACTTTCTTTAAAGGTATTGCTGCCGGGTTATCTGAAAACGTACTTTTATCATCGTCGGCTTTTATCCGTCCAGAGCTGGCTGGAATCGACTGGTGGGCATTACTGACAGGGGAACATGGGCTACTTAATCAGCAAGGGTTGGTATTAGATATTCCACCAGAGTGGAACAAAACAGAGGAAAATCAAATCAGGGAGAAGGTCAAGGCATTGTTTGCTGAAGAGGAAGCGGTTTCGGATAATGCCATTAATATCGTGGTCCAGCTTTTGATTCAGGCCAAAAATGCACAGGATAATCTGCTATCCAGTGCGATTGCAGCGGAATATGGCGTGGAAAAGGGCCTGGTTCCTTTACAGCTTCGCTGGTTAGGCAGTAATGTTTATCAAGTTTTGAATATGATCCTGGCGGGAGTACCGGAAACCGCAGCGGATCTCAGTAGCCAATTTACCGATTTAACCTACAGCCTGCTTATCTATACTCAAATCATCAACACACTAAAAATTAATAAAAACTTGTTGTTACTGCTCCTGACAAAACCAGCATGGCTTGGTGTGTTAAATAACAAAACCTCAAACTCATTGTCATTGGATGAAATATATTCTTTGACTCGTTATCAAGATTTGGTGAACAGCGCCAATCAGAACGAAGACAAGTTGTATGATTATTTCACTTATGCGAATGAGGATCATTCCAGTCAGTCACAATCCGATAGAAAAACAACCAGAAATGGCATTGATGATCACAGTGAAACATGTGCAGATATCCTTGCAGATATTCTGGGATGGGATGCCAATGAAATCTATCTGGCTTGTACTTTGCGAGCATTAACTCCTCCACAGGCACAAAATCTACTCCATATCGACTGGTTACGCAGGTTGCAGCAACTTGCAACCAATACAAACCTGTCAGTGAAAACCTTATGGGATACCAGCGAATTAACAATCAGCACTGATTTCAACCTCTACCAGAGCGTTGGTGAAGCGGTTATGGCGGCCTTAAAAGCGCAAGGAGATATTGAGAATGTCTAA
- a CDS encoding glycosyl hydrolase family 18 protein, producing the protein MDKTEKNTESNLVYGVDPGYQHEGALKGYGKEATQKTYKLNNYDPAESTDILTYTSTRMAKTVFNTYEDNDDFSIACYFTDWAQYDGRAVEASPSEEVLKNQGGRGADLTRIKGDATNGSPFKKLIFSFAGIIGDKGPKGDTILSAAVSWGFGSDKNSALEKYMGWPIPVDPWADVSAYFNCGFESGAFDPYPTIYDQDKAKGLLGGFRELKKADPNLEISVSIGGWSMSGAFYDICRDDTHRKQFVEGLKDLFNRFPMFNHIDIDWEYPGSAGMGNQFDKDDYIYYKKLIEEIKAANISNLNGISIAASGDPEKIDDAHIPELMAAGVTGINLMTYDFFTLGDGQLSHHTNLYRNKDDTYSKYSVDDAVQHLIKLGIDKEKIFIGYSGYTRNAKGAVISSQSPLQGTYTGSGNVVGSFESAVIEWTDVIYNYVDFENGIGRNGYEIIHDEIAQADYLYNEKLQVFMSLDTPRSVREKARYVKEKGLGGLFIWSGDQDNGLLTNAAHEGLGRKVKDQVIDMSPFYFDDDNLPSYDKPKEPQCKDCV; encoded by the coding sequence ATGGATAAAACTGAAAAGAATACAGAAAGTAATCTCGTGTATGGTGTTGATCCTGGATATCAACATGAAGGTGCTCTTAAAGGTTATGGTAAAGAGGCAACGCAAAAAACTTATAAACTTAACAATTATGATCCCGCCGAGAGCACGGATATCTTGACCTACACTTCTACTCGTATGGCCAAGACAGTGTTTAATACTTATGAAGATAACGATGATTTCAGTATCGCGTGTTATTTTACTGATTGGGCACAATACGATGGCAGAGCGGTAGAAGCATCGCCTTCAGAGGAGGTATTAAAAAATCAGGGCGGTCGTGGTGCTGATTTAACTCGCATTAAAGGTGATGCAACCAATGGTAGTCCTTTTAAGAAATTGATATTCAGCTTTGCTGGCATCATTGGTGATAAGGGGCCAAAAGGGGATACTATTTTATCGGCTGCGGTAAGCTGGGGATTTGGTTCAGATAAGAATAGTGCCCTCGAAAAATACATGGGTTGGCCGATCCCAGTTGACCCGTGGGCAGATGTCAGTGCGTACTTTAACTGCGGTTTTGAAAGTGGTGCTTTCGATCCATATCCAACAATATATGACCAGGACAAAGCCAAAGGATTACTCGGTGGCTTTCGTGAACTGAAAAAAGCTGATCCCAATCTGGAAATTTCCGTCAGTATTGGTGGGTGGTCAATGAGTGGCGCTTTTTATGATATCTGCCGCGATGATACTCACCGTAAACAGTTTGTTGAGGGGCTGAAAGATCTATTCAATCGTTTCCCGATGTTCAATCATATCGATATTGACTGGGAATATCCCGGATCTGCGGGAATGGGAAATCAGTTTGATAAAGATGATTATATTTATTATAAAAAACTGATTGAAGAAATAAAGGCTGCCAATATTTCTAATTTAAATGGAATTAGTATTGCGGCTTCCGGCGATCCGGAAAAAATTGATGATGCCCATATTCCTGAATTAATGGCCGCTGGAGTTACAGGCATTAATTTGATGACTTATGACTTTTTCACTTTAGGTGATGGTCAACTTTCTCACCATACCAACCTGTATCGTAATAAAGACGATACGTATTCCAAATATTCCGTTGATGATGCTGTCCAGCATTTAATTAAACTTGGCATTGATAAGGAAAAGATTTTTATCGGTTATTCGGGTTATACACGTAATGCGAAAGGTGCAGTTATTAGCAGTCAAAGTCCACTGCAAGGCACTTATACCGGAAGCGGTAATGTTGTAGGCAGTTTCGAATCCGCAGTTATTGAGTGGACAGACGTTATTTATAACTATGTTGATTTCGAAAATGGCATAGGCCGTAATGGCTATGAAATTATCCACGATGAAATAGCACAGGCAGATTACCTTTATAACGAAAAGCTGCAAGTCTTTATGTCATTGGACACGCCACGCTCTGTCAGAGAAAAAGCCCGTTATGTCAAAGAAAAAGGATTAGGTGGCTTATTTATTTGGTCTGGTGATCAGGATAATGGCTTATTAACCAACGCAGCTCACGAAGGTTTGGGACGTAAAGTTAAGGATCAGGTTATTGATATGTCACCATTTTATTTTGATGACGATAATCTCCCTTCTTACGATAAACCCAAGGAGCCACAATGCAAGGATTGTGTTTAA